One segment of Leptolyngbyaceae cyanobacterium DNA contains the following:
- a CDS encoding L,D-transpeptidase: MLKSDLLRYHLMLLCFATAFLLLVVQWHGADSMLENRSFREGEEVSRKQRESVLIANPSFEEGIRAKPLAVNSVEAEKSGLANRVRLVVDLSDRKVNIYQDDRLKASYPVAVGQEGWQTPTGSFQVLQMQKNPVWRHPIVNALVPPGPNNPLGTRWIGFWWGDRHSIGFHGTNQKEGVGKAVSHGCLRMRNQDIEALYELVTIGTSVTIKK, translated from the coding sequence ATGCTAAAAAGTGACTTGCTGCGCTATCATTTAATGCTGCTTTGTTTTGCTACGGCTTTTTTGTTATTGGTGGTGCAGTGGCATGGGGCTGATTCGATGCTGGAAAATCGCAGTTTCAGAGAGGGAGAAGAAGTAAGTAGAAAACAAAGAGAAAGCGTTTTGATTGCCAATCCCAGTTTTGAGGAAGGGATACGTGCTAAGCCATTGGCGGTTAATTCTGTAGAGGCTGAAAAATCAGGTTTAGCTAATCGGGTACGTTTAGTGGTTGACTTGAGCGATCGCAAAGTGAATATTTACCAAGACGATCGATTAAAAGCCAGTTATCCGGTAGCCGTCGGGCAGGAGGGGTGGCAAACTCCTACCGGTTCTTTTCAAGTTTTGCAAATGCAGAAAAACCCAGTCTGGCGACATCCGATCGTGAATGCTCTAGTACCGCCCGGACCGAATAATCCTTTAGGTACGCGCTGGATAGGTTTTTGGTGGGGCGATCGTCACAGTATAGGTTTTCACGGTACCAATCAAAAGGAAGGCGTCGGCAAAGCTGTTTCTCACGGTTGTTTGAGAATGCGAAATCAGGATATCGAAGCGCTTTACGAACTGGTGACGATCGGTACATCAGTAACTATTAAAAAGTAG
- a CDS encoding late competence development ComFB family protein, giving the protein MSIEKIVEQALQDGYLTPAMEAEVARICDTASELSIEEYMALDRLMGSLLTGEVVAVPRKQFINVMEELVLTEAISRVAEIEATSDRVLDVGDIAAYALNRLPPLYATTEEGANYQRQRAREELQDLISEQVSEAIVRNIEQPHLDPSRQALGKNTGRDVLKQVSSLLEAYAPTYEQKPTSSQPKIDFLDTNYPS; this is encoded by the coding sequence ATGAGTATAGAGAAAATAGTTGAACAAGCTCTACAGGATGGTTATTTGACACCAGCAATGGAAGCGGAAGTAGCGCGAATCTGCGATACCGCTTCAGAGCTTTCCATAGAAGAATATATGGCTCTCGATCGGTTGATGGGGTCGCTGTTGACTGGCGAAGTAGTAGCGGTACCGCGCAAGCAATTCATTAACGTGATGGAAGAGTTAGTGCTGACAGAGGCAATCTCGCGGGTAGCAGAAATCGAAGCAACCAGCGATCGCGTTCTGGATGTAGGTGACATTGCTGCTTATGCTTTAAACAGACTACCTCCCCTATATGCCACCACCGAAGAAGGAGCTAACTATCAGCGCCAGCGTGCGAGGGAAGAGCTACAGGATTTAATTAGCGAGCAAGTAAGCGAAGCGATCGTTCGCAACATAGAACAACCTCACTTAGACCCTTCCCGGCAAGCTTTGGGAAAAAATACTGGTAGAGACGTACTCAAACAAGTAAGTTCCTTGCTAGAAGCTTATGCTCCTACCTACGAACAAAAACCAACTTCTAGCCAGCCCAAAATAGATTTTCTGGATACTAACTACCCCAGTTAA